The Triticum aestivum cultivar Chinese Spring chromosome 7B, IWGSC CS RefSeq v2.1, whole genome shotgun sequence genome window below encodes:
- the LOC123155534 gene encoding glyoxylate/hydroxypyruvate/pyruvate reductase 2KGR-like, producing MLVVACALNEETRRVVGREVLEALGKGGVLVNVGRGANVDEAALVAALKEGRIAGAGLDVFEDEPKVPAELLSMDNVVLTPHAAVLTQESRSDLRAQTIGNLQAFFSGRPLLTPVPCHRA from the coding sequence ATGCTCGTCGTTGCCTGCGCGCTGAACGAGGAGACGAGGCGCGTCGTGGGCAGGGAGGTGCTGGAGGCCCTGGGGAAGGGCGGCGTGCTCGTCAACGTCGGCCGAGGGGCGAACGTGGACGaggcggcgctggtggcggcgcTCAAGGAGGGGCGGATCGCCGGCGCCGGCCTCGACGTCTTCGAGGACGAGCCGAAGGTGCCGGCGGAGCTCCTGTCCATGGACAACGTGGTGCTGACCCCTCACGCGGCGGTTCTGACGCAGGAGTCCAGGTCGGACCTGCGCGCGCAGACCATTGGCAACCTccaggccttcttctccggccgGCCATTGCTCACTCCCGTGCCCTGCCATCGTGCCTAA
- the LOC123155516 gene encoding putative 4-hydroxy-4-methyl-2-oxoglutarate aldolase 3, with amino-acid sequence MGSEKFPAPVADLCDANASLILTGELRILDPVFQPYGQCRSFSGRVVTMRVLEHNAGLRALLEAPGEGRVLLLDGGGSKRCALIGGTLAEVARRSGWAGAVVNGCVRDVDDVNGCAIGVRALASNPRKPGKRGATEMHVDVDVGGAVVRDGEWLYTDSDGIIVCDREIYG; translated from the coding sequence ATGGGTTCAGAGAAGTTCCCTGCCCCTGTGGCCGACCTGTGCGACGCGAACGCCTCACTCATCCTCACCGGCGAGCTGCGCATCCTGGACCCCGTCTTCCAGCCGTACGGCCAGTGCAGGTCCTTCTCGGGCCGGGTGGTCACCATGCGCGTCCTCGAGCACAACGCGGGCCTGCGCGCGCTCCTGGAGGCCCCCGGCGAGGGCCGCGTGCTGCtgctcgacggcggcggcagcaagCGGTGCGCGCTCATCGGCGGCACGCTGgcggaggtggcccgccgcagcGGCTGGGCGGGCGCCGTCGTGAACGGCTGCGTCCGCGACGTGGACGACGTGAACGGCTGCGCCATCGGCGTCCGCGCGCTCGCCAGCAACCCGCGCAAGCCCGGGAAGCGCGGCGCCACGGAGATGCACGTGGACGTCGACGTCGGCGGCGCCGTGGTCCGTGACGGGGAGTGGCTGTACACGGACAGCGACGGCATCATTGTCTGCGACAGGGAGATCTACGGTTGA